GAGATCGTGCGCATGACGCGGGAGATATTTGCCTGCGGCAAAGTGGTGTGTTATGAAATCGTGGAAGTGAACCCGTTGCTGGACCATGGGGGGAATAGGATGGCGGAGGTTGCGTTCGATATTTTGGAGCAGGTGGCGGAGCCGGTGATGAATTAAACGACACCCGTGCTTATTTTGCGTATTTCACCACGAACTCCGTTACCTGAAAGCAGCTGCGTGCGGGCCGCCTTTCCCCTGGCACGATCAGCCGGAAAGGTCCTTTACCGACGGGCAACTGCGTGCCATCCACCTCATCTGCCAGAATGGTGACACGTTTGGTGAAGGCACTATCGAGTTCCGCAAGTGAAAACAATACTTCATATCCATCTGCGCACTTTGCCAAAACGTATTTCGTCAGATGTTCGCCTCTTAACTGGTCGCCGGTCGTTACACCTGCCAGACCGAGTATTTCCTGCACAGATACGCCCTTATAGGCATGATTTTTCCCGTCACGATCTTCCAGTATGGCGGTGGTCTTTTTCATGGTGTCGAATTGTGAAGCGGTTAATTCCACCGGCTTCGCCACCTCACCGGAAATCTTAAGAGATGGCTGCTTTGCCACCTGCGCGGCTACCGGCAACGTGCCAACGAACATGAACATCCATGTAATAAACAAGCGGGTCGTACACATCATAGCTAATTCGTAAAAGGATTTGAAAATCGGGTATCTGTAATAAAAGAAGAGTCGGTGAGCATGTGCAGGAAGGCCAGCAAGTCCGCCTTCTCGGCTGCCGTCAGGTTAAGCTGCCTGCCATTCCTGCTATTGGAATTATTTTGCAGGAAGGGGCTTAGCAATGGTGTTTCTTTCACGCCGCCAGTCCACGGGTGATCAACAGCTCGTTCTCGACACCGGCCGTTAACATGCGGTCAGACATGGTGCGTTCCGGCTCGCCTTCGTTATGTTCGCGGTGTACATCCTGTTTATATTGAAGTGTAGCCTTGATATTATCGCGGAATGAAATGATCTTACCATATTCTACGATGCCTCCGAGTGTATAGTCGTCGTAATAACTTTTAAAAGCATAGGGACGATGCTTTTCCTTTCTCAAGGACTATTCAACATAAAAAGCCCCCTGTAAGAATACGGGAGGCTCTTTCCTTCTGCTTTGTATCAACCATGAGTTTACACTCAATAAACATTATATTATTTTCCGTAATACTGCAACATTATCTACCCTTTAGCAATCTTAATCATCGCATCCATTTCGGCCAGGAACGCGTCTGAGCCCACGGCTGCGTTACCCACTTTCTTAAAGCGGATAATGCCTTTTTTATCGACGACAAACTTTGCGGGTATTGCGTTTACTTCAAATCCTCTGGCTGCGGCGTTTTTTCCGGTTTCCGGACTTTTAAGATCCATCAGAACGTTAAATCTGAACTTTTTGTCCGTGATGTAATCTGCAGCTGCCTTTGTTGGGTTGGCCGAGTTTTCCAGTGTATGGATAAAGAGGAAAACAACGTCTTTATCATGCTGATACCGATCTACGGCCGTCTGCATCATCGGGAATGACGCTTTACACGGGCCGCACCAGGTAGCCCAGAAGTCCAATATCACTACCTTGCCCTGGTAATCACTTAGCCGAACTTTTTTGCCGTTAAGGTCCTGCACTTCAAAATTAAAAGCCGTGACATTGAGCATCTGCTTCTCTAATTCCTCCGTTGCGTTTTTGTTAAGGGCGGTCTTCGCATCAGCGATAAATGCGTCGTATCCCTTATCTGAACCGTTCACTTTCACATAAGCGGCCTTGAATTTATCCTTTACTAACTGGCTTGCGCTACCTTTTTTGATACGATCAGCCATTTCGGCATATACATCCTGGTAGCGACCTAATTGGATCTGATAATCAAAATATGTGCTGGCCAGTTCTCTGGTAGAAACGGATGTCACATGGGATTGTTTAACGTAAATTCTTTTTGCATATGGCTCTCCCTCCTCGTACTTTCCATTCAGGTAGAGCAATTCGCTCATTATCCTGCAAAATTCGTCATACCCTTTATGGGTGGTATCGCCTTTTAGATCAGCAAATGTTTTGCGGATAAGCGTTTCGCCCAGTTTAGTATCGTTGACCGGCATTGATTCGCGCGCTGCATAAGAATATGCATACAGCTTGTAAGCGCTATTTTCGATCTTGTTCAGATATTCCCATACTTTATCCGGTTGATTCTTACCGAGAAACGATTTTGCGATGAAGTACCGTGAGCCATCCAGGTTGAACGCTTTATTGTTACCGAAACGTCTGACCATCTCCTGATAGTACTTCTCGTTCTGTTTGGGATCTACTTCCTCATATATCCGGCCTCCCAATTCCCTGAACGCTGCATTTCCGTCAGGGAAACGCTTTCTTATCTGCTGGGATACTTCGCTGTTTTTGTTTTTGTCACCTGTAGCTTCGTAATAACTTTCCAACAGTTGCAAGTCAGATTCCTGGCTGCTTTTATACAACAGTTGAAGGCTATCCCGAAGCACGACGGAATCTTTCACAGCCATCAATGCGGTTAATCTTGGGTTACGCGGGCCGCGCTGGGCGAGTAGAGTACCCGCTGCCACGAGCAGGCAGGCGGTAAGCACTATGAACTTTTTCATTGTTTTATTGGTTGTTTTTTTTAATGACGTTACTTCATTTGTTCGATACGATCCAGATACATAGCAGTTTTACTGTCTTTCTCGCTGCATTCCAAAGACTTCAGCAGCAAGGCGCGGGCTAACTTGTAGTCGGGAACGCCGGTTACTTTAACTTTCACCTCGTGGATGACGCGGGCGTCACAGCCTTCAAAGATTGTAAAGGCTACACTTTTAAGCACGAGCGGGGCATTACCATGTTTCTTTATCAGCCGCTCGCCATAAGCTCTTGCAGCAACAGAATCTATGGCGGTAAGCAGTGCATATCTCTTGCCTGCTGCGATAGCCACATTGAACGGCAGGCCCTCCAGCACCTCGTCATTGAGCGCGATGGCATCACGCGTCCTGTTTTCTTTGAGGGCTACCTTCAACGCCGAATCTTTCAACTTGCCATGAATTCTTTTTGCATTCCAATCTTCATTCACCTTTTGGGCTGCACTGGCAGTTAGTTTATCCTGTCTTGCCAGTTCAACGGCCTCCTGTAAACCCATAAGCGGGTGACCAATCCAGGCGACATTGCCCATTCTATCGATCACATAAGCAACGGGAATACCGGATTGTCCGAAGGCACTTATCCAGTATTTGCTCATTTCACCTTTAGGGTCTGAAAAAGCTACATTGTAAGCCATCATGCCATTTGACCTGTCCGCGAAAGCCTGTGCTTTTGCAGAATCGGCTAATGTCTTTTCCATTGATGTGATGCCAATAAAGGTGACGTCCTTATACCTTTTTGCCATATCTGACATATGCGGCATACCGAGGATGCAGGGCGTACACCAGGTGGCCCAGAATTCAACTACATATACTTTGTTCTTCTCCAACTTTGTTATTGGAGTTCCCTTCAGCCATTTGGTGATGAACAAGGAAGGGGCAACATCGCCGATCTTATTGCGGATGACAGGCGCATCAGTCTGCGCTACCGCGGCAGCATGCCAAACCCCAAGACAGCATATCATACCCAATATTTTTGAAAGAGGTCGGCATTTCGCATTTTTCATATAATGAGTATTTTAAAAAGCTGGTGACAGCAGGTTGTAAATAGCCCCGGCACGAAAACCAGGGCCTTATCGTTTAATATTCAAAACTTATCAATCGTTACGGCCCATGTCGATCATAGCCGATAAGCTACTCCGGCGGCACTGTCGTAATTGTGGCAGCCGTTAAGCATTTTTATATCCCATACTGCCTACCTTACCACCTACATTCCAGGTTTTGAGCGGCTGGGGCGTTACCGCACCACTTACTTCATTGATGGCGAACAGGTGTACTTTGCCTGTTTTGGTCGCCTCATTCCAGGTCGCTACAAAGAGCAATTTGCTGTCGTATACCGTCTGCGCAGAATTACCCAGATGCGATTTGAACATCGTGCATGCGGTGATAACTTCTCCCGCCGGGGCAGTAAACCCAGCTACCGGTGTAGCGTAAGTATTGGTGATGTAATCGTATGTGAAAGAATACACTTTCGAAGCTGTAGTATAAAAAATCGCAGGCCCTTTATTGCTGATCGCATAGAACTTTGCATCCAGGATGTCCGGAACGTTGCTGATGTCTAAAGCTGCAACATCAGGTGTAGCGGGGGCTTGTGAATTGAACACGTATAGATAACGGCCGTTGCCTGAAACATCTTTAAAGAACGCATACTTATAAGGGTCGTTATTGAGCCCCTGCATAAATCCCCGCTCCAGATGCAGCAGCTTCTTACCCATATTGTTCAGATTAAACCTTGCTCCTGCGTTGGCATTGGTAAATGCTGAGGAAGTACCAGACCACTGGTTGGCGAAAAGGAAACGCATGCCTTGCTGATCGTAGAACAAACCATTGCGGGCATACATAAACACCATGAATGGGGCTGCCTCGTAGTTATCCGTATTATCCGGCGTCAGCAGTTTGCCCAGCATCACACCACCGCTTCCCCAGTATGCATGTTTACCATTGATATACATCCCCTGGCTGTAGGTACCGGTATGGAAAGACGTGAATTGGTACGGAGGGTCCGTTTCACCCACGAATAACTGAGGATAAGTCATCACCTTTCTGAAGTCAGTGTTCTGTAAACCACCTGCATCTTTAGTCGTAAACAGGTAGGATGCACTGGTACTTAGATAAGTGATATTCAATGGCGTGCCAGGCATCGGGCCTTCGTTAGAGCGTGAATAGGCCTGATTTATCATGGTATCTTTTACAAGATTGGCAATAAAGTCGGTAGCGCGGATAAGATCGACATCTGTATTGCCATCTTTTTCATATGCCACCATCCAGCCGGAAGGAATTGCCGCCAATACCTGTACAGAATACTGCATGAACGCACGCAGTCCCGTTGTTTTTTCTGTGACGATCAGTTCCAGCGGATAAGTACCGGATTTGAGCGATACCGGTGCATCCAGGTTGCGGGCGTTGGAAAGCGTATCATATGTAGAAGTGGTCGCATACAAACGCCACAGGTAAGTAAGATTAGCCGTATCGCCGCTGTATACAACTTTCGGTTCCACTTTCAGGTTGGCCAGGCTCTGACGTGCTTCAAAGCTGGTTTGGAGGCCTGCAGTATCTACATAAAAAGTGTTCAGTTCCTTGATATCATTGTTACCCTTGTCTTTCAGGCAAGCCGCGAACGGCAGTGCACAAAGTAAAAGGAAAGCATATTGTCTGAGTTTCATACTTCGTTTCTTGTTTTAAGTAAACAATCAGTTACACTGGCTGCAGATGCTGATCACTACATCCGTTTCATTTTTCAACGGCGTGCCGCTGGCTGCATTCAGCTTCTGGAGATACTCTGCGGCTACGCCGGCGATGTAATACTTCACGGTGAAGTCCAGCGTGCTGTATTCGGCATAACCGCTTGCATCGATCAGTAACTGGTGTTTTACACGGCTCCACTTGCCTGCCGTGTATATCATCCCGGTACCGGCATTGTCCCAGTACGAAGGTTTGGTAAGGCGGTCAGACCAGGTAACTGTAAACTGCGGGCCCATATTGGCCACGCCGCCCAGGTAAGGCCCGGGTTTAAAGTTTTCGTTCTCTACTACCACGAGCGAGAGCGTAGTGCTGGTATCCTTCAGGCGGGACGCCCTGTTCAGCACCAGTGGTAACGTTTGTTTGAACTGCCCGGCAGGCATTACAAAGGTTTTCGGCAACTGGTACTCGCCGGCAAGTGCGTTAGTCCTGTTCGTGTCTATCGCAATGCTGAAGCTGCGGTCTACGTCCGATACGTTGCCAATCGTTTGCACCATCAGGCTGAGGGTATCTTTAGTAACGGCGGACGGACTGATGGCAAAAGAATAACTGAGCGCTGAACCGCTGGCGCCTTCGGCCTCCAGGCCACCGATCACCAGTCCGGGCTCGCCTTTGTAGGCAGGATCCTGTTCGTTCTTTTCGCAGGCAGCCAGGAAGTTAAAGGCGGCCAACAAGATGTATATCAAATGATTTCTCTTCATGTTGTTCGGTTTAATGATTAACGGCCATATTCCAGTTCACGCAGGGGCAGCAATGGCAGGTAGCGTGCAGCACTGAATGTGCCGGTAGCACCCGGAATAGTCGTGGCGTTCCTGCGTTTGTAATAGAAGTACACCTGACCTTCAAGCGGAAACTCTTTCCTGTACTCTTTACGAATTTCATTATGGATCTGGTCGGCTGTCAGCGTGGCAGACAGTTCTGTGGCCAAACCTCGGTTCTTACGTACGGTATTGAGGTAGCCTATTGCTTTACCCGGATTTGTAGCAATAAGCGCTTCCGCAGCGATATAATACATTTCAGGAATGCGGATCAGGGGCATCCGTTTTGCCAGCGCCACCGTATAACCTGAAGGTTGGTACAACTT
This genomic interval from Chitinophaga horti contains the following:
- a CDS encoding molybdopterin-dependent oxidoreductase, whose translation is MMCTTRLFITWMFMFVGTLPVAAQVAKQPSLKISGEVAKPVELTASQFDTMKKTTAILEDRDGKNHAYKGVSVQEILGLAGVTTGDQLRGEHLTKYVLAKCADGYEVLFSLAELDSAFTKRVTILADEVDGTQLPVGKGPFRLIVPGERRPARSCFQVTEFVVKYAK
- a CDS encoding TlpA family protein disulfide reductase — translated: MKKFIVLTACLLVAAGTLLAQRGPRNPRLTALMAVKDSVVLRDSLQLLYKSSQESDLQLLESYYEATGDKNKNSEVSQQIRKRFPDGNAAFRELGGRIYEEVDPKQNEKYYQEMVRRFGNNKAFNLDGSRYFIAKSFLGKNQPDKVWEYLNKIENSAYKLYAYSYAARESMPVNDTKLGETLIRKTFADLKGDTTHKGYDEFCRIMSELLYLNGKYEEGEPYAKRIYVKQSHVTSVSTRELASTYFDYQIQLGRYQDVYAEMADRIKKGSASQLVKDKFKAAYVKVNGSDKGYDAFIADAKTALNKNATEELEKQMLNVTAFNFEVQDLNGKKVRLSDYQGKVVILDFWATWCGPCKASFPMMQTAVDRYQHDKDVVFLFIHTLENSANPTKAAADYITDKKFRFNVLMDLKSPETGKNAAARGFEVNAIPAKFVVDKKGIIRFKKVGNAAVGSDAFLAEMDAMIKIAKG
- a CDS encoding TlpA family protein disulfide reductase; translated protein: MKNAKCRPLSKILGMICCLGVWHAAAVAQTDAPVIRNKIGDVAPSLFITKWLKGTPITKLEKNKVYVVEFWATWCTPCILGMPHMSDMAKRYKDVTFIGITSMEKTLADSAKAQAFADRSNGMMAYNVAFSDPKGEMSKYWISAFGQSGIPVAYVIDRMGNVAWIGHPLMGLQEAVELARQDKLTASAAQKVNEDWNAKRIHGKLKDSALKVALKENRTRDAIALNDEVLEGLPFNVAIAAGKRYALLTAIDSVAARAYGERLIKKHGNAPLVLKSVAFTIFEGCDARVIHEVKVKVTGVPDYKLARALLLKSLECSEKDSKTAMYLDRIEQMK
- a CDS encoding PKD-like family lipoprotein, encoding MKLRQYAFLLLCALPFAACLKDKGNNDIKELNTFYVDTAGLQTSFEARQSLANLKVEPKVVYSGDTANLTYLWRLYATTSTYDTLSNARNLDAPVSLKSGTYPLELIVTEKTTGLRAFMQYSVQVLAAIPSGWMVAYEKDGNTDVDLIRATDFIANLVKDTMINQAYSRSNEGPMPGTPLNITYLSTSASYLFTTKDAGGLQNTDFRKVMTYPQLFVGETDPPYQFTSFHTGTYSQGMYINGKHAYWGSGGVMLGKLLTPDNTDNYEAAPFMVFMYARNGLFYDQQGMRFLFANQWSGTSSAFTNANAGARFNLNNMGKKLLHLERGFMQGLNNDPYKYAFFKDVSGNGRYLYVFNSQAPATPDVAALDISNVPDILDAKFYAISNKGPAIFYTTASKVYSFTYDYITNTYATPVAGFTAPAGEVITACTMFKSHLGNSAQTVYDSKLLFVATWNEATKTGKVHLFAINEVSGAVTPQPLKTWNVGGKVGSMGYKNA
- a CDS encoding DUF4843 domain-containing protein, with the protein product MKRNHLIYILLAAFNFLAACEKNEQDPAYKGEPGLVIGGLEAEGASGSALSYSFAISPSAVTKDTLSLMVQTIGNVSDVDRSFSIAIDTNRTNALAGEYQLPKTFVMPAGQFKQTLPLVLNRASRLKDTSTTLSLVVVENENFKPGPYLGGVANMGPQFTVTWSDRLTKPSYWDNAGTGMIYTAGKWSRVKHQLLIDASGYAEYSTLDFTVKYYIAGVAAEYLQKLNAASGTPLKNETDVVISICSQCN